The Desulfatiglans sp. DNA segment TTTTAAAAAGGAGGAAAAAATGAAGGGAATACCGAACATGGGGAACCTGATGAAGCAGGCCCAGCAGTTTCAGAACAGGATGGCAAAACTTCAGGCGGAGCTCGGTCAGAGGACAATAGAGGCATCATCAGGCGGCGGCATGGTCTCTGTTGTTGTAAACGGGCAGCAGGAGCTGCTCTCCATAAAGATAGACCGCGAGGTGGTTAATCCTGAAGATGTGGATATGCTCCAGGACCTTGTGCTTGCTGCTGTAAATGATGGCCTTGCCCGCGCCAAGAAGATGGTTAATGACGAGATGGGTAAACTCACCGGGGGACTCAATCTCCCTAACATACCGGGTCTTATGTAACAGATATGGATATCTTTCCCGCTCCACTTGAAAGGCTTATACGAGATCTCTCAAGGCTACCCGGTGTTGGCAGCAAGTCTGCCACCAGGATGGCCCTCTATATCCTTAACTCAAACAGGGAGCTTGCAGACAGCCTTGCAAAAAGCCTCGTTGAGGTAAAGGATGAGATCAAATTCTGCTCTCACTGCTTCAACTTTACTGATACAGAACCATGCGCCGTGTGCAGGGATACAAACCGCTCTGGAAGGGTCATATGTGTTGTTGAAGGGCCCGGAGATCAACTGGCCATTGAAGAGACAGGTGTGTTCAAAGGGAAGTATCATGTCCTGCACGGTGTACTTTCACCATTAGACGGCATAGGGCCTGAGAATCTTAAGATAGGCGAGCTTATAAGCCGGTGCAACAGCGGCGATGTGGAAGAGGTGATACTTGCCATTAACCCAACAACACAGGGTGAAGCAACCTCTTCATTTCTGGCTGACATCCTGTTAAAGAAAAATATAAAGGTCACAAGGATAGCGCTTGGCATCCCTGTTGGCGGTGATCTCAAATATATGGATTACATGACCCTCAAACATTCACTTAACAGCCGTACCCTGGTTTAAAAATGATCCCCTATAATGCCCTGGCAGAACTCAAAAAGATCCTTAAACCGGGGGCACTGTTAACAATTGCCTCTGATCTTGAGGAGTTCTCTACTGACAGCACAAAGATGCGGTTCATGCCCGATGCAGTGGCCTTCCCATCAAGCTCTGAAGAGATATCAGAGATATTCAAACTCGCCAACAGGATCTATTTCCCGATAATACCAAGGGGCGGGGGGAGCGGCAAATCAGGAGGGGCGCTGCCAGTAAAGGGAGGGCTTGTGCTTTCTATGGAGCGGTTCAACCGTATCATCAATATTGATACTGATAACCTCATAGCCCATGTCGAACCATTTGTAATAACCGAAGTATTTCAACAGGAGGTGGAAAAGGCTGGACTCTTTTATCCGCCAGACCCGGCAAGCGCGGATGTCTCCACCATTGGCGGGAA contains these protein-coding regions:
- the recR gene encoding recombination protein RecR — protein: MDIFPAPLERLIRDLSRLPGVGSKSATRMALYILNSNRELADSLAKSLVEVKDEIKFCSHCFNFTDTEPCAVCRDTNRSGRVICVVEGPGDQLAIEETGVFKGKYHVLHGVLSPLDGIGPENLKIGELISRCNSGDVEEVILAINPTTQGEATSSFLADILLKKNIKVTRIALGIPVGGDLKYMDYMTLKHSLNSRTLV
- a CDS encoding YbaB/EbfC family nucleoid-associated protein, giving the protein MKGIPNMGNLMKQAQQFQNRMAKLQAELGQRTIEASSGGGMVSVVVNGQQELLSIKIDREVVNPEDVDMLQDLVLAAVNDGLARAKKMVNDEMGKLTGGLNLPNIPGLM